The Arabidopsis thaliana chromosome 5, partial sequence genomic interval TTTAATAGTCTTATAGAATCTTGTATATGTGATGCATGAGATGTTCCGGATTCAATATGCACCAAAACCCCGATCAGATTCTACACAATCTCGTATGCATAATGTATGAGATATTGTGGTTCTAAAGTCTTGTCATTTTAAGAGATTCTACTGACAAAAGGAATAATTTGGTTAATGTGAAGCGTTAGTCAAAAAAGTTATATCAAAAGAGGACTTTGCAGaatgtctttttctttagaatctctgtttattaaaaagaagTGGGTCCgttcagaaagaagaaagagttacTTTTTATAAACAACTTGTCTATTTCTGGTAAAGGTTTCAAAATTCCTTCAAATCAACCCAACACAATGAATACAAGATGGGGCCAATAGGAATAGTAAAACAAGTGGTCAAGTTAGTAACTCAAAATGCAAATTACACTCTCCCTAACCAAACTTAAGACAATGATGATCAGACAGAGAAACTCTACTTGAAACAAACATGCAGTATAGTGGATGAAGAAAGAGTACCTGTTTCGCCATGCTACAAGCTTTCTCTGAAGAGTTGAGAATCTCGTAGTAAAACACTGAGAAGTTAAGAGCCAAACCAAGCCTGATCGGATGTGTAGGTGCTAGATCAGCAACTGCAACGTCCTTCAATACAAAAACCCACGAATGAgcaaaaatacatattttcagaacaattatatattactAAGACATATTAGGGAAGCAATTGATCTTAAGCCCAAATAGTAAAAGTTGACTACTTCTAACGATAGGATCAATACAATAGCTAGATTCGAGACCAATTTACTTATTATGAGACAACTGATTACAGATTAGCTAATTGAAGTAATCTCAGAAATAGGGTTTTAGCTCCACAACAGGATCGATTCAAGGATTTAGGGAATCAAAGATATACCTGAGCAGCTTTGTAAGCGATCATAGTATCTTCAGCAGCAGTTTTCCTCTCATCACCAGATTTAAACTCAGCCAAATAACGATGATAATCTCCTTTCATCTTCAGGTAAAAAACCTTAGACTCACTGGCAGTAGCTGAAGGAATTAGATGCGAATCAAGTAACCTGAGAATCCCAGAACAGATCGAAGAAAGCTCAGTCTCAACTTTAGATCTGTAATCCTTAACAAGCGACACGTGTTCTTCGTTCTTCCTGCTCTCTTCCTTTTGCTCAATCGAAGACACGATTCTCCATGCCGCACGAAGAGATCCAATCACGTTCTTATACGCGACCGAGAGAAGATTCCTCTCTTCTACGGTCAGCTCACCGGCCGGTGTAGCTCCACTTACGAGCTGTTCCATGAATTGAACCATCTCTTCGTAACGCTCGGCTTGCTCGGCGAGCTTCGCCATGTAGACATATTGATCTCTGCTTAAGGTCGTCGccattagagaagaagatctcgctttttttttcgatttcaccggaaaattttgaaatcggAGGAAATTtctggaagaaaaaaagaaattgagaagaagaataaaaagcTTCAAAGCCGAGTCATAATGAGCTGTAAAAGGAAATTCTCTTCACTCGCGCGTGATTAACACACTCTGATAAACGACGTCGTTAGTTGAAATAAGGATTAACAGCGTGAAACCCACGTTGAGTGTACGAGGCGCGTGGCTAGGTTTCGGTTTTTTTGATAAGAGCGAGTGAATGGACGATAATAATTTAGTGCGTCAGCTTCCCCAACTAGTTGACACTGTTCAAGGTCAAATGTTAGAATACGGGCTTTTGATTAGGCTTTAGATGGGCTTTTTGAAGCCTGTTAAAGCTATTACCTTGCTGGCTAAGCATATGCGTTTTCGGCGTGACCTGGACACAACTAATGTGGTCGGAGAAAAGGCATatgaagacaagaaaaagttGTCCAAATTCTTTCTTTCGttgatattaatttttcttttggtcaaTACTCatattctttaatttcttatattgttgattaaagaaaattaattattttcattttccaatactttaaatttaaaagacCGGATCAAATTAATTGAATTCgttttttgtgggtttttatttgttgattcattgtaaatttcaataaatgagaattgatgaaaattatgctatattaatttgattagtCAAATGAGATAATTGAGATCCGGCAGGACATTTGTTTGgcatgaaaaacaaaataataaagagtTGGTTAATCAAATGCGACCAAATCATTAGATCGAAAAATCTGAAGAAATCGATTACTCATGTTTTTAATACTGGAAAGTTGTTTAGATTATTTGGGTTAACAAAAATCTGTATACACTCGTAGTTCTTActaatttataacaaaacctAAATTCTCCAAAACTAATGTAATGCAAATTGATTCTCTGATAGACGCACCGTCACGCGCGCATAACGTTGCCGTTATGGGAGAAAGAAAGGGCGTATCTTCACTTGCCACGTCAGTTTTACGCTAAGCGTAATAAAAGTCGCCGTCACCGTTAATTGACGTCTCCATCCAACGCCGCTCTTCTTCTCCGCTCTCAccgtatatatttttttcctatgGTGGCGCAATTTTTACTAAacttacataaaaaaaaaggaagattaaataaaaaaagagaaagaaatataagaGCTTCCTCAATCgatcttccatttttcttcttcttcattgtgaAATTTGAGTCCAATGACTGTCACTGGTCGAATTTTCCACCTGTAGtcaatttgaagaaatttaACCAGTTTGTTCTACTGGAAAAATTTCTGGTTTCACACTTGTGTTGACTCTTTCactggaaaaaaagaaacgaaaaaactCCGAAGAGTCTTCTCTGGGCAGTGTAAGTAAGCTAATGCATTAACATTTTTTGGCATTGAGAAGTAGATCGATTCTTCAATTTTGTGAGTTTCCGTTCACGATTTCGCTTTCTTTCATGTGAATTTcgtgaaagagagaaaaagtaatTCTCATCTTTCTTGCTACATTCTCTTTTTGCCGTTTTCACTAGAATTTCGCTTTTGTAGCCTTCGATTCGTTTGATTTCGTTTGATTTCGTTTCAGTTGCTATGTTTTAGGGATTTCATTATAGAACTGagatttgattgttgaatgtgaatgaaaattttgataatttttcttctgaaatttAGGTTAAAAGGTAAGGAGCAATGTTCAGGGAAGCTGGCTTAAGAAACATAGGAGAGGTACGAACAAAAACTTTATCTGCATTTTTCgatgttgtttgattttgctgTAACTAATGCTTGTTTTGTAGGATGTTGATTCGAGGTGGACGATTGGTAATCGGAAATTGGATGCTAAGTCTGTTCCCAATGCCAATTCTGGTCATGGTTTTGGATTCAGGAGTGCTCCTCCATTGTCTTCATCAATTAAACCCGTGAGAGGTAATAACAATGGTGGTTCAAGTTCAGACATGGACATTGCTTCTGATTCAGATGAAGAGATATTCGAGAGGCAACACTCTCCTCAAGATTATAGAATTCATCTTGGTTTGCCTCACGTCGCAGCTCAAAATGGACTTGGACGTAATGGTGCTAAGGTCTTTGGTGCTGCTGATGATTTATCTGACTCAGCTACTAGCACTGAAGTTTCATATGTACTTACTTTTTACCCCCTTGTCTCTCGTTTTCCTTTACCGTTTCTAAATATGTTCTGATTTGATTATCATGTTTACAGGAAGCAGAAGCTTGTGGTGTGCGGAACAATATATCTTCACATAATGAATTTGAAAGACGAAATGTTGAGGCTGGAACTTCAGGAAGGACTCTGAACGGGACAAGCACTTCAACAAGTTCATTGCCTCGTTTCCCCACCTTTCATGCGAGGTTTGAGTTACATTGCTGACTTAgattttgctttcttgtttttttaatcctCTGTGATTATTCATTCCATCATTTTTTGTGTGGTTTGAATGCAGTGAGCAAGGTCCATGGTCTGCGATGATTGCCTATGAAGCCTGTGTACGGTTATGTCTTCATTCATGGTCAACGGATAGTGTCAGCGAGGCTTCTTACTTCCTCAACAATGAATGCACCATAATGCGGAATGCATTTAGTTTGCAGAGGTTTTTCCTTCATTCTGAAGAAGAGTTACTGGGAAAGGGACCTTCTGAGTTGGTTACTGAGACGTCTGTTCCAAAATCGAAGAAGACTATTGGAAAAATTAAACTCCAAGGTATACacatttgtatcttttttcCCTTCCACTGTATTTTACCACTTGTAGAAATCGCAGTAGTGCTTACAAGAGTAAGATTTTGTACAGTTCGTAGAATTAAAATGGGATTAGATCCACCACCTGGCTGTAACATTGCAACACTGACGGTCTCCAAGGAAAAGCTCGAAGTTGTTCGTCACCATATTGTGGAACTGAATTCGACTTTATCTTCTGGATGGAAAGCAGCGAGGAAAGTTCATGTCACTCCCCAAGTTCCTCTAAATGGTTCACTTTCGCGTCAAAGTTTGGCTTACATGCAGGCTGCTGCTCGCTACCTTAAGCAGGTCTCAAAAGCCgttaaaaaggaaattgttACATCTCACACTGGACCACAAACTTATGAAGCAGTACAAGGTATTTCATTGTACTTTGGACATAACTCTTTGTCTTATTTTCGTCATCAGTATTTGATTCTTTCTGTTTTCAGAAACATATTCATGTTCATTGAGGTTAAAGAGCTCTCCTGAAGATGATCAAATTAAGACGCAACCTGGATCTGGCGAAAcgtttattttgtatgtaccCTTGTTTATTGACATGATCTTTAATGATCATTCTTTCTATTCCTTTCTTTGTGGATCTTAGTATTCTTTTCTCTTGTAGCTTACCAGATAGTCTTGgtgatgatttgattattgaaGTTCGAGATTCGAAGGCGCAACTTCTTGGCCGTGTCGTAGCTCAGCTAGCAGCTATGGCTGATGATCCGGTaagattctctctctctcactcgcATTATGTTTTCAGATTACTGATTCCATTAGACGCTGAAGCTGAAgatcttatgttttttcttttctttctaaatcAGAGTGAAAAACTGCGATGGTTACCAATATATCATGAACCAGAGCATGAACTAATTGGGAGAATCCAACTTACGTTTAGTTACTCAAGTAGTTTAGATGAAAAAACTAAGTGTGGGTTGGTGGCAGAAACTTCAGCGTATGATCTTGTCCTAGAGGTGGCTATGAAAGCAGAACGATTTCAGCGtagaaatttattatttaaggGCCCGTGGCATTGGATGATAACTCGATTTGCATCCTATTACGGGGTTTCAGATGCATACACTAGATTAAGGTAATCATTGAGTGACTAAGAATGGTTTTAGTGTCTTAAATTTCTGTCGCAGTAACTAAACGATGTTTTGTGAGAACTTGCAGATATCTTTCTTATGTCATGGATGTCGCATCGCCTACCAAGGACTGTCTTGATCTGATACATGATTTTCTATTCCCTATTATAATGACAAGCAACCACAGGGCTGTATTGAGTCATCAAGAGGTGGGTTAGCTTTGATCATCAAATTGTTATATTTTCAGTATTCAAGTAGCTTACTTCAACTTTTGGTCCTTTGGTCAGAATCGGTTACTTGGGGAAATTGACGAACAAATTCAGCAGATTCTCGCTTCAGCATTTGAGAATTATAAATCACTTGCTGAACTGTCTTTCTCCGGGATGAAAGATGTTTTTGAGTCTGCTACGGGGACTCCAGCACCTGCTATAGAATCAGCTGTCAAGCTTTATGGTCTTCTCAACGATGTATTAACCCCCGAGGCACAGTTGAAACTCTGCAGATACTTTCAGGTATTAATCAAACTTGTATCTGTTTCTTATCCATCTTTTCTGAAGTTGTATATGTGATTCATCACCTACGGAAACCACTTCAGGCTGCTTCAAAGAAGAGGTCAAGAAGACATTTATTGGACACAAACGATTTACTTAACAACCGTAGTGAAGGTGTACCAGTTGATCCCATGGTGCTTGCAGCTTCGTATCAAAAGATGAAGTCTCTAATCTTAAGccttaaaaatgaaatatccACTGACATAGCGATTCATGACTGCAATGTGCTCCCAAGGTTTGTTTAAGACTCAAGTAAAAAATATGCAGCACATATGTTAACTATCAAACAGCtttatcttttatcttttttaatgattttctcGCCGTCAACTATCAATCAGCTTTATAGACCTTCCAAATCATTCAGCGGCAATATATAGTGTTGATGTCTGCAATAGGCTCCGGGAATTTCTTCTCGTTTGGCCTCCTCCTGGACCATCACCTGCGGTTGTTGATTTAGTTATTACAACTGCTGACTTTCAGAGAGATCTCTCTAGCTGGCACATAAAGTAAGTTCACTGGTAATTACTTTTAAACTTCcgttttttttatacattccTGTTACCAATAGGCACCTATATATTGTCTTGTCATGTTGCAGTCCTATTAAAGGTGGCGTTAATGCCAAGGAGCTTTTCTATTCATATATCACAACCTGGATTGAAGAGAAAAGGCGAGTTTTATATGAACTCTGCAAGCTAGAGACGGTACTAATCCTGCAACTGAGTTCTTCCAAGTTTAGTTATATACTGCAGAACGTAGAACAATTTAAATCCCTTCTTCCATACAATTGAATTACATTCTATCTGTTTCGCTTTTCAGTCAAAAGCATGCGTCGAGATTCCGGGATTGACTTCTCCTTTTGTCGATGAGATGTATGAGAGACTCAATGGGACACTTGATGAATACGATATCATCATTAGGCGGTGGCCAGAATACGCAATATCCTTGGAGAAAGTAAGTGAAACAGCAAAGACTTCGTTCAAGTCCAATCATAtgttatgttgttgttttatggATCATAATCCAAGTTGTTCCATGGAAAAAGGTTGTAGCAGACTCAGAGAAGGCAATAGTTGAAGCCATGGAGAAACAATTTACTGAGATTTTATCTCCGTTGAAGGAAAGTAAAATATTTGGCCTGAAAATTGTCAAGAAATTCACCAAAGGCACACCTAATCCTTATTCTGTTCCAAAAGAGGTATGTCGCTTATTGTATTTTTGCAAATTTAACTTTTGGATGTAAGAGGAGAAGACATTGACCCCATTTTGGTATAATTTCAGCTTGGAGTTCTTCTCAACTCAATGAAAAGAGTGCTTGACATTTTACGCCCGAGCATAGAGAACCGCTTCAAATCTTGGAATTCATATATCCCTGATGGAGAAAACAGAGTCTTGGGAGAGCGGTTAAGTGAGGTGACAGTATTGTTAAGATCCAAATTCAGAAGTTATATGCAAGCGCTTGTGGAGAAACTTGCAGAAAATGTATGTACTCTCTAGTTGTCTtccaaaaaatttgattttcttctggtttttgttCTCACAGCCACCTTTGTTGAAATCAATTTCTTGACTTTGTTATGTTAACAGACGAGGATACAAAGTCACATGAAGCTAAAGACCATCATCCACGACTTAAGGGAAACCACAGCGGAACCGGATGTTAGAAACAGAATGACGTCATTGAAGGATTTGCTAGACAAAACCATCGATCATCTACACGGTGTTTTCTTACCAGATGTGTTTGTAGCAATCTGCAGAGGAATCTGGGACCGAATGGGACAGGTAAGAGACATCATTACATTTCATTATACCGGTTGGTTTTGTCTTCTGCTTTTACCTCTACTGTTCTGTTCTGTCTATTCCAGGATGTGCTTCGTCTTTTGGAAGACAGGAAAGATAATGTGACTTGGCATAAAGGCCCAAGAATCGCAGTTTCTGTAAGTATTTGTTTGAAACTCTTTTGGGAgctgtaataaaaaaatgttggttgccattttttcttatcttattCTTTGATAACTTTAGGTTTTGGATGAAATCTTTGCGACACAAATGCAAAGCTTGCTTGGAAACGGTTTGAAGCCCGAGCACTTGGAGCCACCA includes:
- the GRF8 gene encoding general regulatory factor 8 (general regulatory factor 8 (GRF8); FUNCTIONS IN: protein phosphorylated amino acid binding; INVOLVED IN: brassinosteroid mediated signaling pathway; LOCATED IN: in 6 components; EXPRESSED IN: 22 plant structures; EXPRESSED DURING: 15 growth stages; CONTAINS InterPro DOMAIN/s: 14-3-3 protein (InterPro:IPR000308); BEST Arabidopsis thaliana protein match is: G-box regulating factor 6 (TAIR:AT5G10450.2); Has 2677 Blast hits to 2668 proteins in 381 species: Archae - 0; Bacteria - 0; Metazoa - 1256; Fungi - 298; Plants - 764; Viruses - 0; Other Eukaryotes - 359 (source: NCBI BLink).); this encodes MATTLSRDQYVYMAKLAEQAERYEEMVQFMEQLVSGATPAGELTVEERNLLSVAYKNVIGSLRAAWRIVSSIEQKEESRKNEEHVSLVKDYRSKVETELSSICSGILRLLDSHLIPSATASESKVFYLKMKGDYHRYLAEFKSGDERKTAAEDTMIAYKAAQDVAVADLAPTHPIRLGLALNFSVFYYEILNSSEKACSMAKQAFEEAIAELDTLGEESYKDSTLIMQLLRDNLTLWTSDMQMDEA
- the GRF8 gene encoding general regulatory factor 8 (general regulatory factor 8 (GRF8); CONTAINS InterPro DOMAIN/s: 14-3-3 protein (InterPro:IPR000308); BEST Arabidopsis thaliana protein match is: G-box regulating factor 6 (TAIR:AT5G10450.3).) — encoded protein: MATTLSRDQYVYMAKLAEQAERYEEMVQFMEQLVSGATPAGELTVEERNLLSVAYKNVIGSLRAAWRIVSSIEQKEESRKNEEHVSLVKDYRSKVETELSSICSGILRLLDSHLIPSATASESKVFYLKMKGDYHRYLAEFKSGDERKTAAEDTMIAYKAAQDVAVADLAPTHPIRLGLALNFSVFYYEILNSSEKACSMAKQAFEEAIAELDTLGEESYKDSTLIMQLLRDNLTLWTSDMQVCPILYFHIQLHHQKLAY
- a CDS encoding uncharacterized protein (unknown protein; INVOLVED IN: biological_process unknown; LOCATED IN: plasma membrane; EXPRESSED IN: 22 plant structures; EXPRESSED DURING: 13 growth stages; BEST Arabidopsis thaliana protein match is: unknown protein (TAIR:AT4G24610.1); Has 30201 Blast hits to 17322 proteins in 780 species: Archae - 12; Bacteria - 1396; Metazoa - 17338; Fungi - 3422; Plants - 5037; Viruses - 0; Other Eukaryotes - 2996 (source: NCBI BLink).), which translates into the protein MFREAGLRNIGEDVDSRWTIGNRKLDAKSVPNANSGHGFGFRSAPPLSSSIKPVRAQNGLGRNGAKVFGAADDLSDSATSTEVSYEAEACGVRNNISSHNEFERRNVEAGTSGRTLNGTSTSTSSLPRFPTFHASEQGPWSAMIAYEACVRLCLHSWSTDSVSEASYFLNNECTIMRNAFSLQRFFLHSEEELLGKGPSELVTETSVPKSKKTIGKIKLQVRRIKMGLDPPPGCNIATLTVSKEKLEVVRHHIVELNSTLSSGWKAARKVHVTPQVPLNGSLSRQSLAYMQAAARYLKQVSKAVKKEIVTSHTGPQTYEAVQETYSCSLRLKSSPEDDQIKTQPGSGETFIFLPDSLGDDLIIEVRDSKAQLLGRVVAQLAAMADDPSEKLRWLPIYHEPEHELIGRIQLTFSYSSSLDEKTKCGLVAETSAYDLVLEVAMKAERFQRRNLLFKGPWHWMITRFASYYGVSDAYTRLRYLSYVMDVASPTKDCLDLIHDFLFPIIMTSNHRAVLSHQENRLLGEIDEQIQQILASAFENYKSLAELSFSGMKDVFESATGTPAPAIESAVKLYGLLNDVLTPEAQLKLCRYFQAASKKRSRRHLLDTNDLLNNRSEGVPVDPMVLAASYQKMKSLILSLKNEISTDIAIHDCNVLPSFIDLPNHSAAIYSVDVCNRLREFLLVWPPPGPSPAVVDLVITTADFQRDLSSWHINPIKGGVNAKELFYSYITTWIEEKRRVLYELCKLETSKACVEIPGLTSPFVDEMYERLNGTLDEYDIIIRRWPEYAISLEKVVADSEKAIVEAMEKQFTEILSPLKESKIFGLKIVKKFTKGTPNPYSVPKELGVLLNSMKRVLDILRPSIENRFKSWNSYIPDGENRVLGERLSEVTVLLRSKFRSYMQALVEKLAENTRIQSHMKLKTIIHDLRETTAEPDVRNRMTSLKDLLDKTIDHLHGVFLPDVFVAICRGIWDRMGQDVLRLLEDRKDNVTWHKGPRIAVSVLDEIFATQMQSLLGNGLKPEHLEPPRSMMELRSMLCKDSTDYREGGYNY
- a CDS encoding uncharacterized protein (unknown protein; INVOLVED IN: biological_process unknown; EXPRESSED IN: 22 plant structures; EXPRESSED DURING: 13 growth stages; BEST Arabidopsis thaliana protein match is: unknown protein (TAIR:AT4G24610.1).), which encodes MFREAGLRNIGEDVDSRWTIGNRKLDAKSVPNANSGHGFGFRSAPPLSSSIKPVRGNNNGGSSSDMDIASDSDEEIFERQHSPQDYRIHLGLPHVAAQNGLGRNGAKVFGAADDLSDSATSTEVSYEAEACGVRNNISSHNEFERRNVEAGTSGRTLNGTSTSTSSLPRFPTFHASEQGPWSAMIAYEACVRLCLHSWSTDSVSEASYFLNNECTIMRNAFSLQRFFLHSEEELLGKGPSELVTETSVPKSKKTIGKIKLQVRRIKMGLDPPPGCNIATLTVSKEKLEVVRHHIVELNSTLSSGWKAARKVHVTPQVPLNGSLSRQSLAYMQAAARYLKQVSKAVKKEIVTSHTGPQTYEAVQETYSCSLRLKSSPEDDQIKTQPGSGETFIFLPDSLGDDLIIEVRDSKAQLLGRVVAQLAAMADDPVRFSLSHSHYVFRLLIPLDAEAEDLMFFLFFLNQSEKLRWLPIYHEPEHELIGRIQLTFSYSSSLDEKTKCGLVAETSAYDLVLEVAMKAERFQRRNLLFKGPWHWMITRFASYYGVSDAYTRLRYLSYVMDVASPTKDCLDLIHDFLFPIIMTSNHRAVLSHQENRLLGEIDEQIQQILASAFENYKSLAELSFSGMKDVFESATGTPAPAIESAVKLYGLLNDVLTPEAQLKLCRYFQAASKKRSRRHLLDTNDLLNNRSEGVPVDPMVLAASYQKMKSLILSLKNEISTDIAIHDCNVLPSFIDLPNHSAAIYSVDVCNRLREFLLVWPPPGPSPAVVDLVITTADFQRDLSSWHINPIKGGVNAKELFYSYITTWIEEKRRVLYELCKLETSKACVEIPGLTSPFVDEMYERLNGTLDEYDIIIRRWPEYAISLEKVVADSEKAIVEAMEKQFTEILSPLKESKIFGLKIVKKFTKGTPNPYSVPKELGVLLNSMKRVLDILRPSIENRFKSWNSYIPDGENRVLGERLSEVTVLLRSKFRSYMQALVEKLAENTRIQSHMKLKTIIHDLRETTAEPDVRNRMTSLKDLLDKTIDHLHGVFLPDVFVAICRGIWDRMGQDVLRLLEDRKDNVTWHKGPRIAVSVLDEIFATQMQSLLGNGLKPEHLEPPRSMMELRSMLCKDSTDYREGGYNY
- a CDS encoding uncharacterized protein (unknown protein; INVOLVED IN: biological_process unknown; LOCATED IN: plasma membrane; EXPRESSED IN: 22 plant structures; EXPRESSED DURING: 13 growth stages; BEST Arabidopsis thaliana protein match is: unknown protein (TAIR:AT4G24610.1); Has 30201 Blast hits to 17322 proteins in 780 species: Archae - 12; Bacteria - 1396; Metazoa - 17338; Fungi - 3422; Plants - 5037; Viruses - 0; Other Eukaryotes - 2996 (source: NCBI BLink).), producing MFREAGLRNIGEDVDSRWTIGNRKLDAKSVPNANSGHGFGFRSAPPLSSSIKPVRAQNGLGRNGAKVFGAADDLSDSATSTEVSYEAEACGVRNNISSHNEFERRNVEAGTSGRTLNGTSTSTSSLPRFPTFHASEQGPWSAMIAYEACVRLCLHSWSTDSVSEASYFLNNECTIMRNAFSLQRFFLHSEEELLGKGPSELVTETSVPKSKKTIGKIKLQVRRIKMGLDPPPGCNIATLTVSKEKLEVVRHHIVELNSTLSSGWKAARKVHVTPQVPLNGSLSRQSLAYMQAAARYLKQVSKAVKKEIVTSHTGPQTYEAVQETYSCSLRLKSSPEDDQIKTQPGSGETFIFLPDSLGDDLIIEVRDSKAQLLGRVVAQLAAMADDPSEKLRWLPIYHEPEHELIGRIQLTFSYSSSLDEKTKCGLVAETSAYDLVLEVAMKAERFQRRNLLFKGPWHWMITRFASYYGVSDAYTRLRYLSYVMDVASPTKDCLDLIHDFLFPIIMTSNHRAVLSHQENRLLGEIDEQIQQILASAFENYKSLAELSFSGMKDVFESATGTPAPAIESAVKLYGLLNDVLTPEAQLKLCRYFQAASKKRSRRHLLDTNDLLNNRSEGVPVDPMVLAASYQKMKSLILSLKNEISTDIAIHDCNVLPSFIDLPNHSAAIYSVDVCNRLREFLLVWPPPGPSPAVVDLVITTADFQRDLSSWHINPIKGGVNAKELFYSYITTWIEEKRRVLYELCKLETSKACVEIPGLTSPFVDEMYERLNGTLDEYDIIIRRWPEYAISLEKVVADSEKAIVEAMEKQFTEILSPLKESKIFGLKIVKKFTKGTPNPYSVPKELGVLLNSMKRVLDILRPSIENRFKSWNSYIPDGENRVLGERLSEVTVLLRSKFRSYMQALVEKLAENTRIQSHMKLKTIIHDLRETTAEPDVRNRMTSLKDLLDKTIDHLHGVFLPDVFVAICRGIWDRMGQVRDIITFHYTGWFCLLLLPLLFCSVYSRMCFVFWKTGKIM
- the GRF8 gene encoding general regulatory factor 8 (general regulatory factor 8 (GRF8); FUNCTIONS IN: protein phosphorylated amino acid binding; INVOLVED IN: brassinosteroid mediated signaling pathway; LOCATED IN: in 6 components; EXPRESSED IN: 22 plant structures; EXPRESSED DURING: 15 growth stages; CONTAINS InterPro DOMAIN/s: 14-3-3 protein (InterPro:IPR000308); BEST Arabidopsis thaliana protein match is: G-box regulating factor 6 (TAIR:AT5G10450.1); Has 2678 Blast hits to 2669 proteins in 381 species: Archae - 0; Bacteria - 0; Metazoa - 1257; Fungi - 298; Plants - 764; Viruses - 0; Other Eukaryotes - 359 (source: NCBI BLink).) produces the protein MATTLSRDQYVYMAKLAEQAERYEEMVQFMEQLVSGATPAGELTVEERNLLSVAYKNVIGSLRAAWRIVSSIEQKEESRKNEEHVSLVKDYRSKVETELSSICSGILRLLDSHLIPSATASESKVFYLKMKGDYHRYLAEFKSGDERKTAAEDTMIAYKAAQDVAVADLAPTHPIRLGLALNFSVFYYEILNSSEKACSMAKQAFEEAIAELDTLGEESYKDSTLIMQLLRDNLTLWTSDMQEQMDEA